The Benincasa hispida cultivar B227 chromosome 9, ASM972705v1, whole genome shotgun sequence genome has a segment encoding these proteins:
- the LOC120085248 gene encoding alkylated DNA repair protein ALKBH8 homolog — MELPKFRRPKEDNGSSSSSPNLYVANCGPAVGISHRTIAAVFGGFGLVKGVHAADETGARVIVCFSEESSARAALEALHGRLCPLLGGRTLHIRYSIIRPSISHPNDSVSVSLSASELDIPGLFLLHDFVNAKEEEDLLMEVDARPWSNLAKRRVQHYGYEFCYQTRNVNTKHQLGELPSFVSHVVDRISMFPNAEDVADASLDQLTVNEYPPGVGLSPHIDTHSAFEGLIFSLSLAGPCIMEFRRYPEGTWHKCPSSVDLKMENSVNDSNYLRRVIYLPPRSMLLLSGEARYAWHHYIPHHKIDMVKDSAIRRGPRRVSFTFRKVRTDPCQCKFPHYCDSQR; from the exons ATGGAATTGCCAAAATTCCGCCGGCCAAAGGAAGATAatggatcttcttcttctagccCTAATCTCTACGTTGCAAACTGTGGACCGGCCGTCGGAATCAGCCACCGCACAATTGCAGCGGTTTTCGGCGGTTTTGGGCTCGTGAAAGGTGTCCACGCCGCCGACGAAACCGGCGCTCGCGTCATCGTATGTTTTTCCGAAGAATCCAGCGCCCGAGCCGCTCTTGAAGCGCTACACGGCCGCCTTTGCCCTCTTCTCGGAGGCCGGACTTTGCACATACGTTATTCGATCATCAGACCATCCATTTCGCACCCCAATGATTCTGTCTCGGTTTCTTTGTCGGCTTCGGAGCTGGACATTCCCGGACTTTTCTTATTGCACGACTTCGTCAATGCTAAGGAAGAGGAG GATTTGCTCATGGAAGTCGATGCTCGGCCTTGGAGTAATCTGGCGAAACGTAGAGTTCAGCATTATGGGTATGAGTTTTGTTATCAA acgAGGAATGTTAATACTAAACATCAGTTGGGGGAACTTCCATCATTCGTTTCCCATGTAGTTGATAGGATCTCCATGTTTCCAAATGCTGAGGATGTTGCAGATGCTTCTCTTGACCAATTGACG GTTAATGAATACCCACCTGGGGTGGGTTTGTCCCCTCATATAGACACCCATTCTGCATTTGAAGGATTAATTTTCAGCCTTTCCTTAGCAGGGCCATGCATTATGGAGTTTAGGAGATATCCCGAAGGCACTTGGCACAAATGCCCTTCAAGTGTAGATTTGAAAATGGAGAATTCTGTAAACGATTCAAATTATCTGAGGAGAGTCATTTACCTTCCACCTCGGTCTATGCTCCTACTGTCTGGAGAGGCACGTTATGCTTGGCATCATTACATTCCTCACCACAAG ATTGACATGGTGAAGGACAGTGCTATCAGAAGGGGTCCTAGGAGGGTTTCTTTTACATTTCGCAAG GTGAGAACTGATCCTTGCCAGTGCAAATTTCCTCATTATTGCGATTCTCAGAGATAA